In Streptomyces pluripotens, the genomic window CATGATGTCGACGCCCTTGAAGTCGTCCGGGCCGTTCTCCTCGAAGATCGGCTGGCCCTGGACCGCGTCCTCGTACGGGCCCGGTGTGCCGTAGATGTCACGGGGGCTGGCGTTCCACGGGGTCGGGGGGTACGGGTGGTAGTTGGCGATCTTCTTGTCCTTGATCACCAGGTGGTGGGACAGGACACCGCGCACCGCCTCGTGGAAGCCGCAGCCGATGGCCTCGTCCGGGACTTCGAAGTTCTCGAACACCTTGGTCTCGCCGGCCCGGAGCAGGCCCATCGACTCTTCCAGGAACTGCAGTGCCATGGCGGCTGCGTAGGCGACGAAGTAGGGCCGGGCACGGTCCCGTTCGATGGTGTTGCTCCACTTCGGGATGTGCCACTCCAGCGTCGTCTCCGGGAGCGACTCGCCCTTGGGCAGGGAGATGCGCACACTGCTGCCGGTCGCCTTGACGTACGGGGTGTCGACCAGGCCGCTCAGCGCGGTCGACCAGAGCCTGGCCAGCGGTCCGCCGCCGGTGTCCAGGGCCAGGTGCTCACCGCTGTCCGGGTGGTACCAGCGCGGGCTCATCACCCAGCTGTACTTGCCGTCGAAGTCCCGCTTCTGGGGCACCGGCACGGTGGTCTGGTTCCACGGGTGCCGCATGTCCACGGGGTTGCCGAGCGGATCGTGGGTGACGAAGGGCTGCTCGTTCACCCAGTCCTCGTAGAAGGAGCTGCCCAGCATGATGCGCAGACCGAGGTTGATGTCGATCAGGTTGTTGGTGACCAGTTTGCCGTCCACGACGATTCCAGGGGTGACGTACATCGCCTTGCCCCACTCGTTCATCGTCTCGTAGCGGTAGTCGACCACGTCCGGGTTCTGCCAGGCGCCCCAGCAGCCGAGCAGGATGCGCCGCTTGCCGACCTCCTCGTAGCCCGGTAGGGCCTCGTAGAAGAAGTCGAAGACGTCGTCGTTCATCGCCACGGCCTTCTTGACGAAGTCGATGACGCGCATGAGTCGACTGAGGTAGTCGGTGAAGGTGTTGGGTTGCGGCATGGTGCCGACCCCGCCCGGGTACAGCGTGGAGGGGTGGACGTGTCGGCCTTCCATCAGGCAGAACATCTCCCGGGTGACCCGGCTGACCTTCAGCGCCTCCTTGTAGACCTCGCCCTCGAAGGGGTTGAAGGCCTTCATGATGTCGGCGATGGTCCGGTATCCGTGGACGTCCCCGCGGGGTGCGTCGGTGCGTTCGGCGCGGGCGAGCACACCGGGGTTGGTGGCTTTGACCATCGCCTCGCAGAAGTCCACGAACACCAGGTTGTCCTGGAAGATCGTGTGGTCGAACATGTACTCGGCGGCTTCGCCCAGATTGGTGATGTGCTCGGCCATCTTGGGCGGCTTGACGCCGTAGGCCATCTGCTGGGCGTAGTTCGAGCACGTGGTGTGGTTGTCGCCGCAGATGCCGCAGATGCGCGAGGTGAT contains:
- a CDS encoding nickel-dependent hydrogenase large subunit, with amino-acid sequence MTTTGDPTRVRERKPAQIVDMSWDPITRIIGNLGIYTKIDFANQEVVECRSTSSLFRGYSVFMKGKDPRDAGFITSRICGICGDNHTTCSNYAQQMAYGVKPPKMAEHITNLGEAAEYMFDHTIFQDNLVFVDFCEAMVKATNPGVLARAERTDAPRGDVHGYRTIADIMKAFNPFEGEVYKEALKVSRVTREMFCLMEGRHVHPSTLYPGGVGTMPQPNTFTDYLSRLMRVIDFVKKAVAMNDDVFDFFYEALPGYEEVGKRRILLGCWGAWQNPDVVDYRYETMNEWGKAMYVTPGIVVDGKLVTNNLIDINLGLRIMLGSSFYEDWVNEQPFVTHDPLGNPVDMRHPWNQTTVPVPQKRDFDGKYSWVMSPRWYHPDSGEHLALDTGGGPLARLWSTALSGLVDTPYVKATGSSVRISLPKGESLPETTLEWHIPKWSNTIERDRARPYFVAYAAAMALQFLEESMGLLRAGETKVFENFEVPDEAIGCGFHEAVRGVLSHHLVIKDKKIANYHPYPPTPWNASPRDIYGTPGPYEDAVQGQPIFEENGPDDFKGVDIMRTVRSFDPCLPCGVHMYMGKGKTLTTVHTPTYGANHG